A stretch of Henckelia pumila isolate YLH828 chromosome 4, ASM3356847v2, whole genome shotgun sequence DNA encodes these proteins:
- the LOC140860990 gene encoding secreted RxLR effector protein 161-like — protein sequence MSNEGFSQGGEPNMNRGLIELASENISPGEGLAKNVLRYLRHNLEYGLHYTRYHAVLEGYSDANWIFDTKGSKSSSGYVFNISGGAVSWRSSKQTCIARSTMESEFIALDKAAEEAEWLRNFLEDIPCLSNPVPAIMIQCDSQSVIARAHNTMYNGKSRHIRRRYNSE from the exons ATGTCAAATGAAGGTTTTTCTCAAGGAGGTGAACCAAACATGAATAGAGGTCTAATTGAATTGGCAAGTGAAAACATCTCTCCAGGAGAAGGTTTAGCTAAAAAT GTGCTTAGATATCTAAGACACAATCTGGAGTATGGATTACATTACACAAGATATCACGCGGTGCTTGAAGGATACAGTGATGCGAATTGGATTTTTGATACCAAAGGCTCTAAATCTAGCAGTGGCTATGTTTTTAACATTAGTGGTGGTGCAGTCTCTTGGAGATCGTCAAAACAAACTTGCATCGCTAGATCCACAATGGAATCTGAATTCATAGCACTTGATAAAGCTGCGGAAGAAGCAGAATGGCTTAGGAATTTTCTGGAGGATATTCCTTGTTTGTCAAATCCAGTTCCTGCAATTATGATACAATGTGACAGCCAATCGGTAATTGCAAGGGCACATAATActatgtataatggtaagtctCGACATATTCGTCGAAGATACAATAGCGAATGA